The sequence AAAATAAGTTGCATGCGTTAATCGTTGATCCCCTTACTCGTTTCCGTCTCGCAAAGCAGTCATACCCGGCTGAATCTGTTACGACTTGGCTGAAAGATGGCGCCCCGATACCAAATGCCACTGTGGAACAATTAAAACGGCAAATGATGAACGGCAAAGCGGTTGTATTGTTGAAAAACGAACAGCCTGTTTTAATCGATTGCGCGATGTGGAATGTCCGCAGCGTCAGCGTGCCTCTTACAAGCAGTGTGTATGAAGGGCCAGCATCTGCTTTGACCGAAAGCCTTGACGTTAACATGAATTTGCTCCGTAATTATTTTCGTAGCCCAGAATTAGCGATCGAAACATTAGAAGTCGGAGAAAACGCTGCAAAAAAAATGGCGATTGTCTCGCTTCACGGAAAAACGAATCCAGACCTTGTAAAAGAAGTGCGCGAAAGGCTGAAACAAGTGCATGTAGCCGAATTCATCATTTCGCAAATTGCAACTGACGCGCTTGAAGGGAAAGGGTTTTTGTTCCCGCGGACTATGGCAAACGACCGCCCAGATGCGTGCGCATTGGCATTGGCAAAAGGGAAAATCGTTTTGCTCGTAGAAGGATCGCCATTGGCGATTCTGGCACCAAGCCTGTTTTTTCATTTCTTTCAAAACCAAGACGATTACTTATCCGAATTTGGTCGCTTTGGCGCACGTCCTCTTCGGTATTTGTATTTTTTTATTGCCACCTTTTTTCCGGCTATTACGGTGGCAATCATCCGTTTTCATCTTGATCACATACCGACGGAAGTGGCTAACCAGCTTGTGAAAACCCATGAAACCCTTGCACCGTATACAATCGAGCTTGTATTTGTCATTCTTTTATTGCAGCTTATTATGGATGGCTCCTATCGCTTGCCTGGCAATACGATTTTTGCGGTGACGTTTATCGGCACAATGCTCATTAGCGATATCGCTACAAATGTTAGCCTATTCCATCCGATTACGATCGTCGTCATTGGCGTTTGTTATATAACTAGTTTTCCTGTATTAAACCGCGGGCTGCTTTCTCCGATTTTTTTTATTCGCATAACGCTGATTATCGTAGCCCATTTCTTTGGCTTTGCAGGAATGTTTGCTCTGACAACCGCCATCATCATCCATATGGCCCATTTAAGGTCCCTTGGCATTCCATATCTCTATCCGTTTATTCCGTTTCAGCCTGATAAATGGCATGACACGATTTTCCGCCCTACTTTGACGATGGCGATCAACAAACCGACGCCGCTGCCTTTTAAAAAAGCAGAGGCTGCCAATAATCGAAGAGGCAGCTGAAAAGGCAGCAATTGGAGAAAAACGACAAAGTCAGACTACTCGATAATGCTTGCAGATGAAGAAGCAGATAGGACACCGATCTCAAAGCATGGGCTTGCTTTAAACAACGCCTAAGAGCGTTTGTCTACAGACTGAACCACCCATTCCTCTGCAGGAATGGGTGGTTCTCTTTAAAGTTGCAACGATATATATTTCACTTCTACATATTCTTCAATGCCCCAATGGCCACCTTCACGGCCTAGGCCGCTTTCTTTCATGCCGCCGAATGGCGCTTGCGCGACCGAAGGCAAACCATCATTCAGCCCGACAATGCCGTATTCAAGCCCTTCCGCAATCGTAACAGCTTCAGATAAGTCGTTTGAATACACATATGCTGCTAAACCATAAGGGGAATGGTTGGCCCTCTCGATCACTTCTTTCGTTGAATTGTACGTGGCAATCGGCGCAAGCGGGCCAAATGTTTCCTCCTTCATGCAAAGCATGTCATCGGTCGCATTGGCAATAAGGGCAGGCGTTTGGAAATAGCCATTTGTGGCATCGGCTTCTTGGCCAAAGACCACTTCGCCTCCTTTTGCTTGCGCATCCTCAATATGCTTTTGTACTTTTGCAACAGCTGCTTCGTTAATAAGAGGACCAATGTGGCTGTCTGGTTCCATGCCGTTGCCTACTTTTAGCTTTTTCATTTCAGCAGCAAAAGCCTCCACAAAAGGCGCTTTAACCGACTCGTGAACGTAAATGCGGTTTGCACAGACGCATGTCTGGCCGCCATTGCGGTACTTTGAAGCAATGAGGCCGTCTACTGCCTTTTGAATATCGGCATGTGCGGTTACGATAAAAGGAGCGTGACCGCCTAATTCGAGCGACAGTTTTTTGACAGTATCAGCTGCCTGCCGTATCAATAGTTTGCCGACACGAGTTGAACCAGTAAATGACACTTTTCGCACCCGTTCATCGGCCATCCACGTTTCCCCGATTTGTTGGGCGTCTCCTGTAATCATATTAACGACACCCTTTGGAATGCCTGCTACTTTAGCCAATTCCACGATCCGGTAAGCAGTAAATGGCGTTAACTCTGATGGTTTAATGACCGCTGTACAACCTGCCGCCAAAGCAGGCCCTAGCTTCCTCGTTAACATGGCAGCGGGAAAATTCCACGGTGTAATCGCGGCGATAACACCAATGGCTTGCTTTTGCACAAATATACGTTTATTGGCTGCTGCCGCAGGGACCGTTTCGCCATAAACACGTTTCCCTTCTTCTGCATACCAAGACAAGAAACTGTTGGCATATCGGACTTCACCAAGGGCTTCTGCAAAAGGCTTCCCTTGTTCTAGCGTCATTAACTTGGCAATTTCTTCTTCCTCCCGTTGAATTAACTCATGCCACTTTTGCAAGTACGCGCCTCGTTCTGCTGCCGTTTTTGCTCGCCATTCTGGCAGTGCCGCCGCAGCGGCGTCAACCGCTGCTAAAGCTTCCTGCCTTCCCCCATTTGCAACTGTGCCAATCACTTCTTTTGTCGCGGGATTTTCTACTTCGATCATGTCGTCTGTCGCTACACACTCATTATTGATAAACAGTGCATGATTCATCACAAGCTCACTCCTTTTCATGTTCGAAAAACACCATTTCCGTTTTTTGACTGCACACACTACACTGGCCGCCCTGCCCATGCCCTTTCATAAATCGACAAAATGGTATCACGCTCAAGCGGACGGGGGTTGTTCTTTAAGAGCCGGTCAATTTTGCTTGCATCATCTGCCATAGCCGTAAGGTCTGCACGTCTTATGCCAAACTTTTTAAGGTTGCTTGGAATATGGACTTGACCGCAAAGGCGCTCCATGGCGCTTATCGCCTGGTCAGCCCCTTCACTTGCCCCCATCCCTTTCTCCTTTACGCCTAATGCTTCTGCGATAACAGCAAGCCGGTCGACGCAGGCAACTTTGTTTTCCCTCATTACATAGGGCAACAGTACGGCGTTGCTGACACCATGGGCAACTTTAAACCTTCCCCCGAGAGGATAAGCGAGAGCATGGACGGCGCCAACTCCGGCGTTGCCAAAGGCCATGCCAGCCATTAAGCTGGCGACGGCCATTTCTTCCCGTGCTGCGAGGTTTGTCGGCTTTGCGTACGCTTCTGGCAAACTTCGGGCAATTTTTTCAATTGCCTGAAGGGCGAAAGCATCTGTAAGGGGTGATGCGTTTACAGATAAAAACGCTTCAATCCCATGGACAAAGGCGTCTATGCCGCTCGCAGCTGTAACGGCAGGTGGGGTTGTCCTTGATAATTCCGGAGAAACGATTGCCACATCAGGAAGCAAATGGTCACTGACAATCCCTTTTTTTAGCTTAGCGTCATCGTCGGACAGAATCGCTATATTCGTTACCTCGGAGCCTGTTCCGGCTGTGGTCGGAATGGCAATGAGCGGCACCCCTTTTATAGGAACTAAATCAGTGCCAATCAAATCAGCAAGTGCACCGTTATAACGAACGTAAGCAGCCGTCGCTTTCGCTGTATCGAGGGCACTGCCGCCTCCTATGGCAATCATGCCATCATGGCCGCCAGCGACAAATGTTTGTTTGCACGCTTCCACAACCGAAAATGCTGGTTCTGGCTCCACTTCTAAAAATAAGCCATAGCGACGCCCTGCAAGCGCCACTGTCACTTCCTCTAGCAGCCCGGCCTTCTTAATCATTTTATCAGTTACGACAAGGGGATGGCTCATTTTTAACCTTGCTATTTCACTATCTAAATGGGAAATCGCGCCTATGCCCGCTATAACTTTGTAAGCGCTTTTAAAAATGTGCACCATTTTATTGCCTCCTTGTTTCATCATTTTAGCAGAACATCCCTTTTTCTGGATATGGAACAGCATTTTTTTTACTCTTTCA is a genomic window of Shouchella clausii containing:
- a CDS encoding iron-containing alcohol dehydrogenase, whose protein sequence is MVHIFKSAYKVIAGIGAISHLDSEIARLKMSHPLVVTDKMIKKAGLLEEVTVALAGRRYGLFLEVEPEPAFSVVEACKQTFVAGGHDGMIAIGGGSALDTAKATAAYVRYNGALADLIGTDLVPIKGVPLIAIPTTAGTGSEVTNIAILSDDDAKLKKGIVSDHLLPDVAIVSPELSRTTPPAVTAASGIDAFVHGIEAFLSVNASPLTDAFALQAIEKIARSLPEAYAKPTNLAAREEMAVASLMAGMAFGNAGVGAVHALAYPLGGRFKVAHGVSNAVLLPYVMRENKVACVDRLAVIAEALGVKEKGMGASEGADQAISAMERLCGQVHIPSNLKKFGIRRADLTAMADDASKIDRLLKNNPRPLERDTILSIYERAWAGRPV
- a CDS encoding NAD-dependent succinate-semialdehyde dehydrogenase; translated protein: MNHALFINNECVATDDMIEVENPATKEVIGTVANGGRQEALAAVDAAAAALPEWRAKTAAERGAYLQKWHELIQREEEEIAKLMTLEQGKPFAEALGEVRYANSFLSWYAEEGKRVYGETVPAAAANKRIFVQKQAIGVIAAITPWNFPAAMLTRKLGPALAAGCTAVIKPSELTPFTAYRIVELAKVAGIPKGVVNMITGDAQQIGETWMADERVRKVSFTGSTRVGKLLIRQAADTVKKLSLELGGHAPFIVTAHADIQKAVDGLIASKYRNGGQTCVCANRIYVHESVKAPFVEAFAAEMKKLKVGNGMEPDSHIGPLINEAAVAKVQKHIEDAQAKGGEVVFGQEADATNGYFQTPALIANATDDMLCMKEETFGPLAPIATYNSTKEVIERANHSPYGLAAYVYSNDLSEAVTIAEGLEYGIVGLNDGLPSVAQAPFGGMKESGLGREGGHWGIEEYVEVKYISLQL
- a CDS encoding spore germination protein; the encoded protein is MRITDLHACVAAIKSAFYQSNSVQTMEIPLLETEQALVLFIKEIVDQNKLHALIVDPLTRFRLAKQSYPAESVTTWLKDGAPIPNATVEQLKRQMMNGKAVVLLKNEQPVLIDCAMWNVRSVSVPLTSSVYEGPASALTESLDVNMNLLRNYFRSPELAIETLEVGENAAKKMAIVSLHGKTNPDLVKEVRERLKQVHVAEFIISQIATDALEGKGFLFPRTMANDRPDACALALAKGKIVLLVEGSPLAILAPSLFFHFFQNQDDYLSEFGRFGARPLRYLYFFIATFFPAITVAIIRFHLDHIPTEVANQLVKTHETLAPYTIELVFVILLLQLIMDGSYRLPGNTIFAVTFIGTMLISDIATNVSLFHPITIVVIGVCYITSFPVLNRGLLSPIFFIRITLIIVAHFFGFAGMFALTTAIIIHMAHLRSLGIPYLYPFIPFQPDKWHDTIFRPTLTMAINKPTPLPFKKAEAANNRRGS